A stretch of the Aphanothece sacrum FPU1 genome encodes the following:
- a CDS encoding LptA/OstA family protein, with amino-acid sequence MFSVPVSMVKGSLTALGFTLALILGAVPLNGDVKTVQAQTQPPNSPLTVRSDIQEANSETGVVTARGNVQIFYPSRQLQGTAVQAQYFSRERRLVLTGNVYVLQQGNSMRAESMTYLIDEGRFIATPDTKQQVESIYLVTEAEETPPEPASVTSPPPLIPSDGLIPLR; translated from the coding sequence ATGTTTTCTGTTCCAGTCTCTATGGTAAAAGGTTCTTTAACCGCTCTGGGCTTTACCTTAGCCCTCATCTTAGGGGCAGTTCCCCTCAACGGGGATGTCAAAACAGTCCAAGCCCAAACCCAGCCCCCTAACAGCCCCTTAACCGTCCGTTCTGATATTCAAGAAGCCAACTCAGAAACCGGAGTGGTAACAGCAAGAGGGAACGTGCAAATCTTCTATCCTTCCCGTCAACTTCAAGGAACAGCCGTTCAAGCTCAATATTTTAGTCGAGAACGCCGTCTGGTTCTCACAGGCAATGTTTACGTCTTGCAACAAGGCAATAGTATGCGAGCAGAAAGTATGACCTATTTAATCGATGAAGGACGATTTATTGCTACCCCAGACACCAAACAACAGGTAGAATCTATCTATCTTGTCACTGAAGCTGAGGAAACACCCCCTGAACCCGCTTCTGTTACCTCTCCTCCCCCTCTAATACCATCAGATGGACTTATTCCCCTAAGATAA
- a CDS encoding cadmium resistance transporter has translation MTTFLSIVLTGIFSFIATNLDDLLILTLFFSQKEHKSQVYSIVIGQYLGFTIIILASLPGFLGGLMIPKEWIGFLGLVPLIIGIKSLFNQEDNNDDIKIKLTQPVFNGEQKSNSWIRYFRRYLNSTVLYVASVTIANGGDNISIYLSLFSQKNLLDLTIILLIFYFLVGVWCFLAYWLVSHQIIAKIFLKYGRIITPFVLISLGIFILIDGF, from the coding sequence ATGACAACTTTTCTCTCTATCGTTTTAACGGGAATTTTTAGTTTTATTGCGACTAATTTAGATGATCTTTTAATTTTAACTCTATTTTTCTCTCAAAAAGAGCATAAATCACAAGTTTATTCTATTGTTATTGGTCAATATCTGGGATTTACCATTATCATTTTAGCCAGTCTGCCTGGATTTTTAGGTGGATTAATGATTCCTAAAGAGTGGATTGGTTTTTTAGGATTAGTTCCTCTAATTATTGGCATAAAAAGTTTATTTAATCAAGAAGATAATAATGATGACATCAAAATTAAATTAACTCAACCTGTCTTTAATGGTGAACAGAAATCTAATTCTTGGATAAGATATTTTCGTAGATACTTAAATTCTACAGTTTTGTATGTGGCCTCAGTAACCATTGCCAATGGAGGGGATAACATCAGTATTTATCTTTCCTTATTTTCTCAGAAAAACCTATTAGATTTAACTATTATTTTGCTGATTTTTTATTTTTTGGTTGGGGTATGGTGTTTTTTAGCTTATTGGCTTGTTAGCCATCAAATTATTGCGAAAATTTTCCTAAAATATGGCCGTATTATCACCCCGTTTGTTTTAATTAGCTTAGGAATTTTTATTTTGATTGATGGATTTTAA
- a CDS encoding SLBB domain-containing protein, which produces MPYNLSQRIVLSLVGMGWILTSPLVSLPILAQTSVRPLEDVPPFKPLPSQPSELLTETEYTLGAGDRIKVTVSPVQEYGGDYQVLVDGTLALPILGNIRVEGLSITQLTDILSKQYAQYVKRPIVTVSLTAPRPLRIGIAGEINSPGSYLLSVAEGQKFPSVTQLIQQAGGLTTVADLNRVQIRRQFKGETLILNLNLWKLLKEGNLTQDITLRDGDSIFIATQATIDVAQTRLLSDANFGISANQEITVAIVGEVNRPGSYRVIPQSNTGNAGTTGNTTRRQPPRLTLAVQQAGGIKPLADIRQVEIRRFNRDGSQQIIPVDLWNLLETGNLEEDVILQQGDTITIPLAKDLPSDEAQSLATASFSPPTIRVQVVGEVRRPGTVEVPPNTPLNQAILAAGGFDQRRAAQGTVELIRLNFNGTVTKQDIDIDFAQGIAENDNPMLKNNDVVLVNRNLLTVASDTLTTIFSPFGALTGFFNFANLFDSNNNN; this is translated from the coding sequence ATGCCTTATAATTTGTCCCAAAGAATTGTTCTGTCCCTAGTGGGGATGGGATGGATACTGACTTCCCCCTTAGTTTCCCTCCCGATACTGGCTCAGACATCAGTACGGCCCTTAGAAGACGTACCCCCCTTCAAACCCTTACCATCTCAACCCTCAGAGTTACTAACCGAAACCGAATATACTTTAGGGGCCGGCGATCGCATTAAAGTCACTGTTTCTCCAGTACAAGAATATGGGGGAGATTACCAAGTATTAGTGGATGGAACCTTAGCCTTACCCATTTTAGGGAACATAAGGGTTGAAGGATTAAGCATTACTCAACTAACAGATATTCTCAGCAAACAGTACGCCCAATATGTCAAACGTCCTATCGTTACCGTTAGTTTAACGGCACCCCGTCCCCTAAGAATAGGAATTGCAGGAGAAATAAATAGTCCAGGGAGTTATCTACTTTCAGTTGCGGAAGGACAAAAATTTCCCAGTGTCACCCAACTAATTCAACAAGCAGGGGGACTTACAACCGTCGCAGATCTCAACCGCGTACAAATTCGTCGTCAGTTTAAAGGAGAAACCCTGATATTAAACCTCAATTTATGGAAATTGCTCAAAGAAGGCAATCTAACCCAAGATATTACCCTACGAGACGGTGACAGTATTTTTATTGCCACTCAAGCTACTATTGATGTTGCCCAAACTCGGTTACTATCAGATGCTAATTTTGGCATTTCTGCTAATCAAGAAATCACTGTAGCTATTGTCGGAGAAGTGAACCGTCCTGGTTCTTATCGAGTGATTCCCCAAAGTAATACAGGGAATGCAGGGACTACAGGGAATACCACCCGCAGACAACCCCCTAGACTGACTTTAGCGGTTCAACAAGCTGGAGGTATTAAACCCTTAGCGGATATTCGTCAAGTAGAGATTCGTCGCTTTAACCGTGATGGTTCTCAACAGATCATTCCTGTGGACTTGTGGAACTTATTAGAAACAGGAAATCTTGAAGAAGACGTAATTCTACAACAAGGAGATACTATTACCATTCCTTTAGCTAAAGATTTGCCCTCAGATGAAGCACAATCTTTAGCCACAGCTAGTTTTTCTCCACCTACGATCCGTGTCCAGGTCGTGGGGGAGGTGAGACGGCCAGGGACAGTAGAGGTTCCCCCAAATACTCCCTTAAACCAAGCAATTTTAGCGGCCGGTGGCTTTGATCAACGACGGGCCGCTCAAGGTACAGTTGAATTAATTCGTCTTAATTTTAACGGGACAGTCACTAAACAAGATATTGATATTGACTTTGCTCAAGGGATTGCTGAAAATGACAATCCTATGCTGAAAAATAATGATGTTGTCCTGGTTAACCGTAATTTATTAACGGTTGCTTCAGATACTTTGACTACTATTTTTAGTCCTTTTGGAGCTTTAACTGGATTTTTTAACTTTGCTAATTTGTTTGACAGTAACAATAACAATTAA
- a CDS encoding SpoIIE family protein phosphatase — MENYNFKTESNIINQKIRENNNNKAESKNLISAESLDCEFISQFELFLGVEPELIRLLLSKCQLRNLTVGEILMSPGEENQYLYLLLSGHLRVYLTDSGDAKFNREMGFKIIPGEYIGEMSIIENKPVSAYVVAAEDCQLLAIHEQVFWGELFCLPGVLKNLLQGLSNRMRKRDEITLKNLQKHLEYEHLQKELAAASKIQTNILPHDMLLFPNHTQADVAAAITPAKEVGGDFFDAFALDEKHICIAVGDVSGKGIPAALFMIRVITLLRISVSRINPLGTIIESINRHLCESNDDCMFVTMFVGIFDVSSGKLTYVNGGHNKPFFARKGNDFELLNVPNGMLLGIYEDAEYKAAELNLEMGDTLVLYTDGVTEAEDQERCFFSTEKTGEILNTLKQEITAQEVVNSLQKAVFDFSHSVPQSDDITILVLRYLGKNT; from the coding sequence ATGGAGAACTATAACTTTAAGACAGAAAGCAACATTATTAACCAGAAAATAAGAGAAAATAATAACAATAAGGCAGAGTCAAAAAATCTAATTTCTGCCGAATCTCTCGATTGTGAATTTATTAGCCAATTTGAGCTTTTTTTAGGAGTTGAACCAGAATTAATTAGACTCTTACTCTCAAAATGTCAATTAAGAAATTTGACAGTGGGAGAAATTTTGATGAGTCCAGGGGAAGAAAATCAATATTTATATTTATTATTATCAGGACATTTACGAGTATATTTAACTGATTCTGGAGATGCAAAATTTAACCGAGAAATGGGGTTTAAAATTATCCCAGGAGAATATATAGGAGAAATGTCAATTATTGAAAATAAGCCAGTATCAGCCTATGTAGTAGCTGCCGAAGATTGTCAATTATTAGCCATACATGAACAAGTTTTTTGGGGAGAATTATTTTGTCTTCCAGGGGTACTAAAAAATTTATTACAAGGGTTATCAAACCGAATGAGAAAACGGGATGAAATTACTCTAAAAAACTTACAAAAACATTTAGAATATGAGCATTTACAAAAAGAATTAGCTGCAGCCAGTAAAATTCAAACTAATATTCTTCCCCATGATATGCTGTTATTTCCTAACCATACTCAAGCAGATGTGGCAGCAGCTATCACCCCAGCAAAAGAAGTAGGAGGAGATTTTTTTGATGCCTTTGCTTTAGATGAAAAACATATTTGTATTGCGGTTGGTGACGTTTCAGGAAAAGGAATTCCGGCCGCATTATTTATGATCCGAGTCATTACTTTATTACGAATTAGTGTTTCAAGAATTAATCCTCTGGGAACAATTATAGAATCAATTAATCGTCATTTATGTGAGAGTAATGATGATTGTATGTTTGTCACAATGTTTGTCGGAATTTTCGATGTCAGTAGCGGTAAACTAACTTATGTGAATGGGGGACATAATAAGCCTTTTTTTGCCAGAAAAGGGAATGATTTTGAGTTACTTAATGTTCCCAACGGAATGTTACTAGGTATCTATGAAGACGCTGAATATAAAGCCGCCGAATTAAACTTAGAAATGGGGGACACTCTAGTTTTATATACCGATGGAGTAACGGAAGCAGAAGATCAAGAAAGATGTTTTTTTTCCACAGAGAAAACTGGGGAAATTTTGAATACCCTTAAACAAGAAATAACCGCCCAAGAAGTGGTTAACTCCTTACAAAAAGCCGTCTTTGACTTTTCCCATTCAGTTCCTCAGTCAGACGACATTACAATTCTAGTTTTACGTTATCTTGGGAAAAACACTTAG
- a CDS encoding ATP-binding protein, which produces MNMLIIDLHQNSVVDYNTYEISLSNQLEELEKLTDWLNELSEDLKISPQTAFRIDLILTETVTNIIENAYDDEPIHLIKIKLQYRHGRITLRVEDEGIPFNPLERPEFEFTNNLEDVKIGGLGIHLIRSYSDECHYRRKNDKNRLDVVIYDLPQEQIKAE; this is translated from the coding sequence ATGAATATGTTAATTATAGACTTGCACCAAAATTCAGTAGTTGATTATAACACTTATGAAATCAGTTTGAGCAATCAACTTGAAGAATTAGAAAAGCTGACTGACTGGTTAAATGAATTATCTGAGGACTTAAAAATATCGCCACAAACTGCTTTTAGGATTGACTTAATTTTAACAGAGACAGTTACCAATATTATTGAGAATGCTTATGATGATGAGCCAATACACTTAATCAAAATTAAATTACAATATCGTCATGGTAGAATAACCCTAAGAGTAGAAGATGAGGGCATACCATTTAATCCCTTAGAAAGACCTGAATTTGAGTTTACGAATAACCTAGAAGACGTTAAAATTGGAGGACTGGGAATACATTTAATTCGTAGTTATAGTGATGAATGCCACTATCGTAGAAAAAACGATAAAAATAGATTAGATGTCGTAATTTACGACTTACCCCAAGAACAAATCAAGGCAGAATAA
- a CDS encoding STAS domain-containing protein, whose translation MKLELNDLDNGIKQVKLCGRLDFKGTNEIEEPFKTQVESSKSPVLVDISEVNFLASIGIRFLLSNAKKLVKIGGKMVILNPQPMVEEVLKTSGIDQLIEIYNDYETACIALKTAISD comes from the coding sequence ATGAAGCTCGAATTGAATGATCTTGATAATGGCATTAAACAGGTTAAACTGTGCGGACGACTAGATTTTAAAGGAACGAATGAAATTGAAGAACCTTTTAAGACTCAGGTTGAAAGTTCAAAAAGTCCTGTTTTAGTTGATATATCCGAGGTTAATTTTTTAGCATCAATTGGCATAAGATTTCTTTTGTCAAATGCTAAAAAGTTAGTGAAAATAGGAGGAAAAATGGTAATTCTTAATCCTCAACCGATGGTAGAAGAAGTCCTAAAAACTTCAGGAATTGATCAACTCATTGAGATATACAATGATTATGAAACAGCTTGTATCGCTTTAAAAACAGCCATCTCTGACTAA
- a CDS encoding TIGR02450 family Trp-rich protein, producing the protein MIKKQRFPHLLGSKWTAKQTTWGWRHFQVINRKNQGQWVFAEMVASCDPQVRFWINAQQFKDRSLWQPGWQTLDEMDQRDEELDIF; encoded by the coding sequence ATGATAAAAAAACAAAGGTTTCCTCATCTGTTAGGCTCGAAATGGACAGCTAAACAAACAACCTGGGGATGGCGACATTTTCAAGTAATAAACCGTAAAAATCAAGGACAATGGGTCTTTGCTGAAATGGTAGCATCTTGTGATCCCCAGGTGCGTTTTTGGATAAATGCTCAACAATTCAAAGATCGTTCTCTTTGGCAACCCGGATGGCAAACTTTAGATGAAATGGATCAACGTGATGAAGAACTTGACATTTTTTAA
- the lpxD gene encoding UDP-3-O-(3-hydroxymyristoyl)glucosamine N-acyltransferase, whose protein sequence is MKFSEIVEKLSPLVTNSSLTTNSDRNPDIIGIAAIDEAIAGQLSYIEGSKFAPMVTKTAADALILPRDEDLQIEATQKGLAWISTPEPRLTFAQAINLFYQPFKPTPGIHATAVIDPTAKIGQDVSIGPHVVIYPGVTIGDRACLHGNVVIYPNVTIGDRTLLHANCTIHERTQIGPNCVIHSGAVIGAEGFGFVPTPEGWFKMEQSGHVILEEGVEIGCNSAVDRPAVGTTRIGRNTKLDNLVHIAHGCQIGENCVMASQVGLAGGVKLGKRVILAGQVGIANQAKIGDGVIATAQTGIPSDVAAGEIVSSSPAVPNKLYLKVSAIYKRLPEMYQTLKRLQKKLEDS, encoded by the coding sequence ATGAAATTCAGTGAAATTGTAGAAAAACTCAGTCCATTAGTCACTAATTCTAGCTTAACCACTAACAGCGATCGCAACCCAGATATTATCGGAATCGCCGCCATTGACGAAGCCATCGCCGGACAGTTAAGCTATATTGAAGGATCAAAATTCGCGCCTATGGTCACAAAAACCGCCGCCGATGCCCTAATTTTGCCCCGTGACGAAGACTTGCAAATAGAAGCAACCCAAAAAGGACTTGCTTGGATAAGCACCCCAGAACCCCGTTTAACCTTCGCTCAGGCGATTAACTTATTCTATCAACCTTTTAAGCCTACCCCAGGTATTCATGCCACTGCAGTTATTGACCCGACCGCTAAAATCGGTCAAGATGTGTCTATTGGCCCCCATGTAGTGATTTATCCTGGTGTTACCATTGGCGATCGCGCTTGTCTTCATGGCAACGTCGTCATCTATCCAAACGTAACCATTGGCGATCGCACTTTACTCCACGCTAATTGTACCATTCACGAACGGACACAAATCGGGCCTAACTGTGTGATTCATAGTGGTGCAGTCATTGGTGCAGAAGGGTTTGGCTTTGTTCCGACACCAGAAGGTTGGTTTAAGATGGAACAATCAGGCCATGTCATCCTAGAAGAAGGAGTAGAAATCGGCTGTAATAGTGCCGTTGATCGCCCTGCCGTAGGAACAACCCGCATCGGCAGGAATACAAAACTAGACAACTTAGTACATATTGCTCACGGTTGCCAAATCGGAGAAAATTGTGTCATGGCATCACAAGTTGGGTTAGCTGGTGGGGTAAAATTAGGAAAACGGGTCATTTTGGCTGGACAAGTAGGCATTGCCAATCAAGCTAAAATTGGAGATGGAGTGATTGCCACTGCTCAGACAGGAATTCCCAGTGATGTAGCTGCCGGAGAAATTGTTTCTAGTAGCCCTGCTGTTCCTAATAAATTATATTTAAAAGTTTCAGCAATTTATAAACGTTTACCTGAGATGTATCAAACCTTAAAAAGACTGCAAAAAAAACTAGAAGATAGTTAA
- a CDS encoding alpha/beta fold hydrolase, with protein MVNRKTLELSTIKLSYLEWNQGQEPLLLLHGLADHGLVWSNLAEYLAPNYHIIAPDLRGHGESSKPEIGYKFSDYITDLEALMNHLGWNYAHIISHSWSAKLATIWATQNPDKFKNLILIDPFFIDKMPSIFKITFPILYKVLPFLKAMGPFNSYEQAEILAKTLKQYQGWSPLQQEVFQQGMRQKSNKKWVSKFVVQARNEIFDDVMKCAGLTQPINIPTLFIKPQKGLNRTEWQLKPYKTYLKQLQIQEVPGNHWAFLVEPNPFNQTVEKFLKEQKS; from the coding sequence ATGGTTAATCGTAAAACATTAGAATTATCAACAATTAAATTATCCTATTTGGAGTGGAATCAAGGACAAGAACCCCTCTTACTATTACATGGATTAGCGGATCATGGCTTAGTTTGGTCAAATTTAGCAGAATATTTAGCCCCTAATTATCATATTATTGCCCCAGATTTACGGGGACATGGAGAAAGTAGTAAACCAGAAATAGGTTACAAATTCTCCGATTATATTACAGATTTAGAAGCATTAATGAATCATTTAGGTTGGAATTATGCTCATATTATATCTCACTCTTGGTCAGCTAAATTAGCCACAATTTGGGCAACGCAAAATCCCGATAAATTTAAAAATTTAATTCTTATAGATCCGTTCTTTATTGATAAAATGCCCTCAATATTTAAAATTACATTTCCTATTTTATATAAAGTATTACCTTTCCTCAAAGCAATGGGGCCATTTAACAGTTATGAACAAGCAGAAATCCTAGCCAAAACATTAAAACAATATCAGGGATGGAGTCCCTTACAACAGGAAGTTTTTCAACAAGGAATGAGACAGAAATCTAACAAAAAATGGGTAAGTAAATTTGTCGTACAAGCCCGCAATGAAATTTTTGATGATGTCATGAAATGTGCCGGATTAACTCAACCTATAAACATTCCCACTCTCTTTATTAAACCCCAAAAAGGACTTAATAGAACCGAATGGCAACTCAAACCTTATAAAACATATTTAAAACAATTACAAATACAAGAAGTACCAGGAAATCATTGGGCTTTTTTAGTAGAACCAAACCCATTTAATCAGACAGTTGAGAAATTTTTAAAGGAACAGAAAAGCTAA